In Sinorhizobium sojae CCBAU 05684, a single window of DNA contains:
- a CDS encoding ABC transporter substrate-binding protein: protein MRCLISFAFWLLSASLACAAAVLFPAASGNPAAPVLVVYSSLDEPLARPMILGFQKANPDVAVRYEDMLTGEIYDRIVEETDSGKKTADFAFSSAMDLQVKLSNDGYAQRSDVPMSARWPDWANWRNTAYALTFEPAVFVYHKPSFTEEPPPSTRAELVEYLERAETAVFGRVGTYDIERSGVGFLFMARDQEQFGDIWSVIRAMGAAGVKLYSTSQAILERVADGRFVLGYNILGSYAADWASRDPDLGIVLPKDYTVVMSRIGLVPQAAATPELGRRYLEFFMSKEGQTIMARELQIPAVSPEVAGENTANTMREMLGGQLKPVPVSPGLMVYLDQVKRARLIARWNEALRQQ, encoded by the coding sequence ATGCGCTGCTTGATTTCTTTCGCTTTTTGGTTGCTGTCGGCGTCGCTCGCCTGCGCGGCGGCGGTGCTCTTCCCGGCTGCGTCCGGTAATCCCGCCGCGCCCGTTCTCGTCGTCTACTCCTCGCTTGACGAGCCGCTGGCGCGACCGATGATCCTTGGCTTCCAAAAGGCCAACCCCGATGTGGCCGTACGCTACGAGGACATGCTGACGGGGGAGATATACGACCGAATTGTCGAGGAGACCGACTCGGGGAAGAAAACGGCCGATTTCGCTTTTTCCTCGGCGATGGACTTGCAGGTCAAGCTCAGCAATGACGGCTACGCCCAGCGTAGCGACGTGCCCATGAGCGCACGTTGGCCGGACTGGGCGAATTGGCGCAACACCGCCTATGCCCTCACCTTCGAGCCGGCGGTCTTCGTCTACCACAAGCCGAGTTTCACCGAAGAGCCCCCGCCGTCAACGCGCGCGGAATTGGTCGAGTATCTGGAGCGGGCAGAAACTGCCGTATTCGGCCGCGTCGGCACCTATGACATCGAGCGATCGGGGGTCGGCTTCCTCTTCATGGCGCGCGATCAGGAACAGTTCGGCGATATCTGGAGCGTGATCCGAGCGATGGGGGCGGCCGGCGTCAAGCTCTATTCGACCAGCCAGGCGATCCTGGAGCGCGTGGCGGACGGCCGCTTCGTCCTCGGCTACAACATCTTAGGCTCCTATGCCGCCGACTGGGCCTCGCGCGACCCCGACCTCGGCATCGTACTGCCGAAGGACTACACCGTGGTGATGTCGCGCATCGGGTTGGTGCCGCAAGCGGCCGCCACTCCGGAGCTCGGCCGACGCTATCTGGAGTTTTTCATGTCCAAGGAAGGCCAGACGATCATGGCGCGCGAACTGCAGATTCCCGCAGTCAGCCCCGAGGTCGCCGGCGAGAACACGGCCAACACGATGCGGGAGATGCTCGGAGGTCAGTTGAAACCGGTACCGGTCAGTCCCGGCCTGATGGTCTATCTCGACCAGGTCAAGCGTGCCCGCCTGATCGCTCGCTGGAACGAGGCGCTCAGACAGCAGTGA
- a CDS encoding response regulator transcription factor gives MRILLVEDNRALAEGLSTLLRGSGYAVDVVGDGASAHAVAAAETFDLVILDLNLPEMDGLDVLRAMRGRQNRAAVLILTARGSPEERVKGLDLGADDYLIKPFDIGEFEARVRVLLRRQAGLRSSIVSYGSVSLDLTARSFSAGGVPIEIPARELGLLELLFMRAGKVVAKDAIVQSLTGLDDDLSANAIEQYVSRLRKRLAPYGLTVRTARGIGYYLEKAANSE, from the coding sequence TTGCGTATCTTGCTTGTTGAGGACAATCGGGCCCTGGCGGAGGGCCTTTCGACGCTCCTGCGCGGAAGCGGCTATGCGGTCGACGTCGTGGGAGACGGCGCGTCGGCGCATGCCGTCGCTGCGGCCGAGACCTTCGACCTGGTGATCCTGGATCTCAATCTGCCGGAAATGGACGGGCTCGACGTACTGCGCGCGATGCGGGGGCGCCAGAACCGGGCGGCTGTCCTGATCCTGACGGCACGCGGTTCGCCGGAGGAGCGGGTGAAGGGACTCGATCTCGGTGCCGACGATTATCTGATCAAGCCCTTCGACATCGGCGAGTTCGAAGCGCGTGTGCGCGTCCTGTTGCGGCGCCAGGCGGGCCTGCGCAGTTCGATCGTCAGCTACGGCAGCGTCTCGCTGGACCTCACCGCCCGCAGCTTCTCCGCCGGCGGCGTGCCGATCGAAATTCCCGCGCGCGAACTCGGCCTGCTCGAACTACTTTTCATGCGCGCCGGCAAGGTGGTCGCGAAGGATGCGATCGTGCAGTCGCTTACTGGCCTCGACGATGATCTCAGCGCCAATGCGATCGAGCAATATGTGAGCCGCCTGCGCAAGCGTCTCGCACCATACGGCCTGACCGTGCGCACCGCGCGCGGCATCGGCTATTATCTCGAGAAGGCGGCCAATTCCGAATGA
- a CDS encoding sensor histidine kinase: MRTVVYSLRRRLLGWLLISTAVIGVIALIDTYREAVKTANSVSDRVLAGSALAIAERVVVAEDGTLQVDIPYVALEMLTSAAQDRVFYRVDGPPGRFITGYQTLPSPEEPGGQSTRFADAAFRGEPIRLAVLRRSASTGVNSVPFVVTVAETTIARRQLTQTILLHSALRLGLMIAGAAVIVWIAVTFSLRPLYRLGDAIAERSPDDLHPIRERVPSEVQGLVDTVNSFMVRLQSALDALRNFTGNASHQLRTPLAIIRTQLALARRAATLEEARGAALKADEAVANAERILAQLLLMAKIDAAAKEKARGTERIELAGLARAITAEHVPAAGDADIDLGFAGEGEHRIRAEPLLVGELLKNLIGNALLYAGRGAEVTVRVEGRKGYVALEVEDNGPGIRQELREAVLKRFRRGGNESPGTGLGLPIVEEIAALYGGAMRLEDGAGGRGLKVTVTFPAA, translated from the coding sequence ATGAGGACCGTGGTCTATTCGCTCCGGCGCAGGCTGCTCGGCTGGCTTCTCATTTCGACTGCCGTCATTGGCGTCATCGCCTTGATCGACACCTATCGGGAAGCCGTCAAAACGGCAAATTCCGTCTCGGACCGCGTCCTCGCGGGTTCGGCGCTTGCGATTGCGGAGCGGGTCGTCGTCGCCGAGGATGGCACGCTGCAGGTCGATATTCCCTATGTGGCACTCGAAATGCTGACGTCGGCCGCGCAGGACAGGGTTTTCTATCGGGTGGACGGTCCTCCGGGGCGGTTCATTACCGGCTATCAGACGTTGCCCTCGCCTGAGGAGCCCGGGGGCCAGTCGACGCGCTTTGCCGACGCGGCGTTCCGAGGTGAGCCCATCAGGCTCGCAGTGCTTCGGCGCTCCGCTTCGACAGGGGTCAACTCCGTGCCCTTCGTGGTGACGGTAGCCGAGACGACGATCGCCAGACGCCAGCTGACCCAGACAATCCTGCTGCATTCGGCCCTGCGCCTCGGACTGATGATTGCAGGTGCCGCGGTGATCGTCTGGATTGCCGTCACCTTCTCGCTGCGGCCGCTTTATCGCCTCGGCGATGCGATCGCCGAGCGTAGTCCAGACGACCTCCATCCGATCCGCGAGCGCGTGCCCAGCGAGGTGCAGGGGTTGGTAGATACGGTCAATTCCTTCATGGTGCGCCTGCAGTCGGCCCTGGACGCCCTTCGCAACTTCACCGGCAATGCCAGCCATCAGTTGCGGACGCCGCTCGCGATCATCCGGACACAGCTTGCGCTGGCGCGCCGCGCGGCAACGCTCGAGGAGGCGCGCGGCGCCGCGCTGAAGGCCGACGAGGCGGTCGCCAATGCGGAGCGTATTCTCGCGCAATTGCTCCTGATGGCGAAGATCGACGCGGCGGCGAAGGAAAAGGCGCGCGGGACGGAGCGGATCGAACTTGCGGGGCTTGCGCGCGCCATAACCGCCGAGCATGTGCCGGCAGCGGGCGATGCGGATATCGACCTCGGCTTTGCCGGAGAAGGGGAGCACCGCATCCGGGCCGAACCCCTTCTCGTCGGAGAACTGCTGAAGAATCTCATTGGAAACGCGCTCCTCTATGCCGGTCGCGGCGCCGAGGTGACCGTGCGCGTCGAAGGGCGCAAGGGCTATGTCGCCCTGGAGGTCGAGGATAACGGCCCGGGCATCAGACAGGAACTACGCGAAGCCGTGCTCAAGCGTTTCCGGCGGGGCGGCAACGAGTCGCCCGGCACGGGTCTCGGTCTGCCAATCGTCGAGGAGATCGCTGCTCTCTACGGTGGCGCGATGCGGCTGGAAGACGGCGCGGGTGGTCGAGGGCTGAAGGTGACCGTAACCTTTCCTGCAGCATGA
- a CDS encoding ABC transporter permease, protein MDTNIAAHRTTAPLAGAKRRMPPEFNIFLVLIGIALVYEILGWLFVGQSFLMNSQRLTIMILQVSVIGIIAVGVTQVIITGGIDLSSGSVVGMTAMISASFAQASTWPRALYPSLTDLPAIVPIGIGVGIGFVAGFINGQLIARTKIPPFIATLGMMVSARGVSKWYTKGQPVSGLTEEFNFIGTGIWPVVVFLVVALIFHIALRYTRYGKFTYAIGANVQAARVSGINVEAHLVKVYAIAGMLAGLAGVVTAARAQTAQAGMGVMYELDAIAATVIGGTSLTGGVGRVTGTVIGTVILGVMTSGFTFLRVDAYYQEIVKGMIIIAAVVADVYRQKGRKKA, encoded by the coding sequence GTGGACACCAATATCGCTGCACATAGGACGACTGCGCCGCTCGCCGGAGCGAAACGGCGCATGCCGCCCGAGTTCAATATTTTCCTGGTGCTGATTGGGATCGCGCTGGTCTATGAAATTCTCGGCTGGCTTTTCGTCGGCCAGAGCTTCCTCATGAATTCCCAGCGCCTGACGATCATGATCCTCCAGGTCTCGGTGATCGGCATCATCGCCGTCGGCGTCACGCAGGTGATCATCACCGGCGGCATCGATCTGTCGTCCGGCTCCGTCGTCGGCATGACGGCGATGATTTCGGCGAGCTTTGCACAGGCCTCCACCTGGCCGCGTGCACTCTATCCTTCGCTTACCGACCTGCCGGCAATCGTGCCGATCGGCATCGGCGTCGGAATTGGCTTCGTGGCCGGCTTCATCAACGGCCAATTGATTGCCAGGACGAAGATTCCGCCCTTCATCGCCACCCTCGGCATGATGGTGTCGGCGCGCGGTGTCTCCAAGTGGTACACCAAGGGTCAGCCGGTTTCCGGCCTCACCGAAGAGTTCAACTTCATCGGCACGGGCATCTGGCCAGTCGTGGTCTTCCTCGTCGTCGCGCTCATCTTCCACATTGCGCTGCGCTATACGCGCTACGGCAAGTTTACCTATGCGATCGGCGCCAATGTCCAGGCGGCGCGCGTCTCGGGCATCAATGTCGAAGCACATCTAGTCAAGGTCTATGCGATTGCCGGCATGCTGGCGGGCCTCGCCGGCGTCGTCACCGCTGCCCGCGCCCAGACTGCCCAGGCCGGCATGGGTGTCATGTACGAGCTCGATGCGATCGCCGCGACCGTCATCGGCGGCACCTCGCTGACCGGCGGCGTCGGCCGCGTCACCGGCACGGTCATCGGCACCGTCATCCTCGGCGTGATGACCTCCGGCTTCACCTTCCTCCGGGTGGACGCCTACTACCAGGAAATCGTCAAGGGGATGATCATCATCGCCGCCGTCGTCGCCGACGTCTATCGCCAGAAAGGCCGCAAGAAGGCGTAA
- a CDS encoding sugar ABC transporter ATP-binding protein, with amino-acid sequence MTLSPTTMAAVRASGAIPNAEYLLTAEGVRKEFPGVVALDDVEFKLKRGTVHALMGENGAGKSTLMKILAGIYHPDKGSVKLRGVDIQLQSPLDALENGIAMIHQELNLMPFMTVAENIWIRREPKNRFGFVDHGEMRRMTAKLFERLKIHLDPDIEVRHLSVANRQMVEIAKAVSYESDVLIMDEPTSALTDREVAHLFEIIRDLRSQGIGIVYITHKMNELFEIADEFSVFRDGKYIGTHASSEVTRDDIIRMMVGREITQMFPKEEVPIGNVVLSVKNLTLDGVFQDVSFDVRAGEILGLAGLVGSGRSNVAETLFGVTPASSGTISIDGKELVIDSPNTAIRNRMAFLTEDRKDTGCLLILDILENMQIAVLQDKFVKGGFVSEKEVAAACEEMSRKLRVKTPNLHERIENLSGGNQQKVLIGRWLLTNPRILILDEPTRGIDVGAKAEIHRLVTELARNGVAVVMISSEMPEVLGMSDRIMVMHEGRVTGFLDRAEATQIKVMELAAR; translated from the coding sequence ATGACGCTCAGTCCCACGACGATGGCAGCCGTGCGCGCCAGCGGTGCCATACCCAATGCCGAATATCTCCTGACTGCTGAAGGCGTCCGCAAGGAATTCCCGGGGGTCGTCGCGCTCGACGACGTCGAGTTCAAGCTGAAGCGCGGCACCGTCCATGCGCTGATGGGCGAAAACGGCGCCGGCAAGTCGACACTGATGAAAATCCTCGCCGGCATCTACCACCCGGACAAGGGTTCGGTGAAACTCAGGGGTGTCGATATCCAGTTGCAGTCGCCGCTCGATGCGCTGGAGAACGGTATCGCCATGATCCATCAGGAACTGAACCTGATGCCCTTCATGACGGTCGCCGAAAACATCTGGATCCGCCGCGAGCCGAAGAACCGCTTCGGCTTCGTCGACCACGGCGAGATGCGCCGCATGACGGCAAAGCTCTTCGAGCGCCTGAAGATCCACCTCGACCCGGATATCGAGGTCCGCCACCTCTCTGTCGCCAACCGGCAGATGGTGGAAATCGCCAAGGCCGTCTCCTACGAGTCCGACGTTCTCATCATGGACGAGCCGACCTCGGCGCTGACCGACCGCGAGGTGGCGCATCTCTTCGAGATCATCCGCGACCTGCGCTCGCAGGGCATCGGCATCGTCTACATCACGCACAAGATGAACGAGTTGTTTGAGATCGCCGATGAATTCTCGGTGTTCCGCGATGGCAAATATATCGGCACCCATGCCTCGAGCGAAGTGACCCGCGACGACATCATCCGCATGATGGTCGGCCGCGAGATCACCCAGATGTTCCCGAAGGAGGAGGTGCCAATCGGCAACGTCGTCCTTTCGGTGAAGAACCTGACGCTCGACGGCGTCTTCCAGGACGTCTCCTTCGACGTGCGCGCCGGCGAAATCCTCGGCCTCGCCGGCCTCGTCGGCTCCGGCCGCTCGAACGTCGCCGAAACGCTGTTCGGTGTCACCCCGGCAAGCTCGGGCACGATCTCGATCGACGGCAAAGAACTTGTCATCGACTCCCCCAATACGGCGATCCGCAACCGGATGGCGTTCCTGACCGAAGACCGCAAGGATACCGGTTGCCTATTGATTCTCGACATTCTCGAGAACATGCAGATCGCCGTGCTGCAGGACAAGTTCGTCAAGGGCGGCTTCGTCAGCGAGAAGGAGGTTGCCGCCGCCTGCGAGGAAATGAGCCGTAAGCTGCGCGTCAAGACGCCCAACCTGCATGAGCGCATCGAGAACCTTTCGGGCGGCAACCAGCAGAAGGTGCTGATCGGCCGGTGGCTGCTCACCAATCCGCGCATTCTCATTCTCGATGAACCGACGCGCGGCATCGACGTCGGCGCCAAGGCCGAAATCCATCGGCTTGTGACCGAACTCGCCCGCAACGGCGTCGCCGTCGTCATGATCTCGTCGGAAATGCCGGAAGTGCTCGGCATGAGCGACCGGATCATGGTGATGCATGAAGGCCGGGTCACAGGCTTTCTCGACAGGGCGGAAGCCACCCAAATCAAGGTCATGGAACTTGCCGCGCGCTAG
- a CDS encoding sugar ABC transporter substrate-binding protein → MKKFILGTAIAVMMSTAAHAETIGVSMALFDDNFLTVLRNGMQDYAETIDGVELQIEDAQNDVAKQQSQIQNFIAAGVDAIIVNPVDTDATAALSKIAEDAGIPLVYVNREPVNIDTLPEKQAFVASDERESGTLQTQEVCKLLGGKGKAVVMMGELSNQAARMRTKDIHDVLGTDACKGIEVVEEQTANWSRTQGSDLMTNWLSAGIEFDAVIANNDEMAIGAIQALKAAGRSMDSVVVAGIDATQDALAAMAAGDLDVTVFQNAAGQGKGSVDAALKLAKGESVDKKVYIPFELVTKDNLADYQAKN, encoded by the coding sequence ATGAAGAAATTTATCCTGGGCACCGCCATCGCCGTCATGATGTCGACGGCTGCGCATGCGGAGACCATCGGCGTTTCGATGGCGCTCTTCGACGACAATTTCCTGACGGTCCTGCGCAACGGCATGCAGGACTACGCCGAGACGATCGACGGCGTCGAACTGCAGATCGAAGACGCCCAGAACGACGTCGCCAAGCAGCAGAGCCAGATCCAGAACTTCATCGCTGCCGGCGTCGACGCCATCATCGTCAACCCGGTTGACACCGACGCCACCGCGGCCCTGTCGAAGATTGCCGAAGATGCCGGCATTCCGCTGGTTTATGTCAACCGCGAGCCGGTGAACATCGACACGCTCCCGGAAAAGCAGGCCTTCGTCGCTTCCGACGAACGCGAATCCGGCACGCTTCAGACGCAGGAAGTCTGCAAGCTGCTCGGCGGCAAGGGCAAGGCCGTGGTGATGATGGGCGAACTGTCCAACCAGGCTGCCCGCATGCGCACCAAAGACATCCATGACGTCCTTGGGACAGACGCCTGCAAGGGCATCGAGGTCGTCGAAGAGCAGACCGCGAACTGGTCGCGTACCCAGGGCTCCGACCTCATGACCAACTGGCTTTCGGCCGGTATCGAGTTCGATGCCGTCATCGCCAACAACGACGAAATGGCAATCGGCGCCATCCAGGCACTGAAGGCCGCCGGCCGCTCGATGGACTCGGTCGTCGTTGCCGGCATCGATGCCACGCAGGATGCGCTTGCCGCGATGGCTGCCGGCGATCTCGACGTGACTGTCTTCCAGAACGCCGCCGGTCAGGGCAAGGGTTCGGTCGATGCCGCCCTCAAGCTCGCCAAGGGCGAGTCGGTTGACAAGAAGGTCTACATTCCCTTCGAACTGGTTACGAAGGACAACCTCGCCGACTACCAGGCAAAGAACTGA
- a CDS encoding TIM barrel protein, protein MTALPFALNHMTAPNLPLDAFFELAKSLGISAVEIRNDLAGNAILDGTKPEAVKTLAEKHGLKIISINALQRFNEWNAARDAEARDLIAYARDCGAQALVLVPVNDGSGQADGERQANLRTALEALKPLLDEAGIIGLVEPLGFKICSLRSKSEAAEAVREIGGSTFRLVHDTFHHHLAGEDAFFPELTGLVHISGVADDAVAVADMRDPHRVLVDAADRLDNAGQIRRLRAEGYEGTFSFEPFAPSVHGLSDPAEAVRESMTYLQAQA, encoded by the coding sequence ATGACGGCCCTTCCTTTTGCGCTCAATCATATGACGGCGCCGAACCTGCCGCTCGACGCCTTTTTCGAACTCGCGAAGTCCCTTGGAATTTCGGCCGTAGAGATCCGCAACGACCTTGCCGGCAACGCCATTCTCGACGGGACGAAGCCGGAGGCGGTAAAGACGCTCGCTGAAAAGCACGGCCTGAAAATCATCTCGATCAACGCCCTGCAGCGCTTCAACGAGTGGAACGCGGCGCGCGACGCCGAGGCGCGCGACCTCATCGCCTATGCCCGCGATTGCGGCGCCCAGGCGCTCGTATTGGTCCCCGTCAACGACGGCAGCGGCCAGGCGGATGGGGAACGCCAGGCGAACCTCAGAACGGCGCTCGAGGCGCTCAAGCCGCTTCTCGACGAGGCGGGGATCATCGGCCTCGTCGAGCCCTTGGGCTTCAAAATCTGCTCGCTGCGCTCGAAATCCGAAGCGGCCGAAGCGGTTCGCGAGATCGGCGGATCGACCTTCCGCCTCGTGCACGACACCTTCCACCACCACCTTGCCGGCGAAGATGCATTCTTTCCTGAACTGACGGGGCTGGTGCACATTTCCGGCGTCGCGGACGATGCCGTTGCCGTCGCCGACATGCGCGATCCGCACCGTGTGTTGGTCGACGCCGCGGACCGGCTGGACAATGCGGGCCAGATCCGGCGCCTTCGCGCAGAGGGGTATGAAGGTACCTTCTCCTTCGAGCCTTTCGCTCCTTCGGTGCATGGCCTGAGCGACCCGGCAGAAGCCGTGCGCGAAAGCATGACCTATTTGCAGGCGCAGGCCTGA
- a CDS encoding NAD(P)-dependent oxidoreductase: protein MTKVTVGFIGLGLMGQGMAANILKKGWPLTVMAHRNRAPVEALVADGAREVRTPREMAEGCDVIVLCVTGSPEVLAVIEGADGIAAAARPVTIVDCSTSDPSVTMKLAADLARKNITLVDAPLSRTPADAAAGTLDVMVGGVEEDLRRIRPVLECFAGRIVHTGPTGTGHTMKLLNNFLSMGYAALYSEALMLGRQAGLTPQVFDSVIRGGRMDCPFYQTFFRWVLERDPNAHKFAIRNGFKDMSYLAGFANACGAANPIGAAVRNSFAQAVGAGRGEDYVPMLSDFIAEANGLPKQE from the coding sequence ATGACGAAAGTGACTGTGGGTTTCATCGGGCTCGGGCTCATGGGTCAGGGCATGGCAGCGAATATCCTGAAGAAGGGTTGGCCGCTCACGGTCATGGCGCACCGCAACCGGGCGCCGGTCGAAGCGCTTGTCGCCGATGGCGCAAGGGAGGTGAGGACGCCGCGCGAGATGGCGGAAGGTTGCGACGTCATCGTGCTGTGCGTCACCGGTTCGCCGGAAGTGCTTGCAGTGATTGAAGGTGCGGATGGCATCGCGGCCGCAGCGCGGCCGGTCACCATCGTCGATTGCTCCACCTCCGATCCGTCCGTCACCATGAAGCTTGCCGCGGATCTCGCCCGCAAGAATATCACGCTCGTCGATGCGCCGCTCAGCCGCACGCCGGCGGACGCGGCCGCCGGCACGCTCGACGTCATGGTCGGAGGCGTGGAGGAGGACCTGCGCCGGATTCGGCCGGTGCTCGAATGTTTTGCCGGCCGCATCGTCCATACGGGTCCGACCGGCACCGGCCATACGATGAAGCTTCTCAACAACTTTCTGTCGATGGGCTATGCCGCGCTTTATTCCGAGGCGCTGATGCTCGGCCGCCAGGCCGGGCTTACGCCGCAAGTCTTCGACAGCGTCATTCGCGGCGGGCGCATGGATTGCCCCTTCTACCAGACCTTCTTCCGCTGGGTACTGGAGCGCGATCCGAATGCGCATAAATTCGCGATCCGCAACGGCTTCAAGGACATGAGCTATCTCGCGGGCTTCGCCAATGCCTGCGGCGCGGCAAACCCGATCGGCGCGGCCGTGCGCAACTCCTTTGCCCAGGCGGTCGGCGCCGGCCGGGGCGAGGACTATGTGCCGATGCTGTCGGACTTCATCGCCGAGGCGAATGGCTTGCCCAAGCAGGAGTGA
- a CDS encoding exodeoxyribonuclease III, producing MKLATFNINGVNKRLENLLAWLEEAEPDVVCLQELKATDEQFPRSAIESAGYGAVWRGQSAWNGVAILARNVEPILTRAELPGDPSDSQSRYIEAAVNGILVVSLYAPNGNPRPGPKFDYKLAWHARFARHAATLFETGLPVVLAGDYNIVPEPHDIYPTHSYDDNALVQPESRAAFRDLLDQGWTDALRKRCPDEELFTFWDYRRNRWQRNWGLRLDHILLSRKLARRLTAAGIDRAVRGRENASDHAPVWISLLS from the coding sequence ATGAAGCTCGCCACCTTCAACATCAATGGCGTGAACAAGCGGCTCGAAAACCTCCTCGCCTGGCTGGAAGAGGCCGAGCCCGATGTCGTTTGTCTGCAGGAACTGAAGGCGACGGATGAGCAATTCCCGAGATCGGCGATCGAAAGCGCCGGCTACGGCGCCGTCTGGCGCGGGCAGTCGGCCTGGAACGGCGTCGCGATCCTCGCCCGGAACGTCGAACCGATCCTGACGCGCGCCGAATTGCCCGGCGACCCGTCCGACAGCCAGAGCCGCTATATCGAGGCGGCCGTCAACGGGATTCTTGTCGTCTCGCTCTACGCTCCGAACGGCAATCCGCGGCCAGGACCGAAATTCGACTACAAACTCGCCTGGCATGCGCGTTTTGCCCGCCATGCGGCAACGCTCTTCGAAACCGGCCTGCCGGTCGTGCTCGCCGGCGACTACAATATCGTACCCGAGCCGCACGACATCTACCCGACCCACTCCTACGACGACAATGCCCTCGTGCAGCCGGAAAGCCGTGCAGCCTTTCGAGACTTGCTCGACCAGGGCTGGACCGACGCCCTGCGCAAGCGCTGTCCGGATGAAGAACTCTTCACTTTCTGGGACTATCGCCGCAACCGCTGGCAGCGCAATTGGGGCCTTCGCCTCGACCACATCCTCTTGAGCCGCAAACTCGCGCGCCGGCTTACCGCCGCCGGAATCGACCGGGCCGTCCGCGGCCGCGAGAACGCCAGCGACCACGCGCCGGTATGGATCTCGCTGCTAAGCTAG
- a CDS encoding alpha/beta hydrolase family protein yields MGANFLFDGPQDAPATILLAHGAGAPMDSASMTATALALAGAGFRVARFEFGYMAARRSAEGRKPPPRAETLKPEYEAAVAALAATGPLVIGGKSMGGRVASMIADDLYAAGKIVGLLCLGYPFHPPAKPEQLRTRHLAELRTPTLICQGTRDEFGTREEVQGYTLSDPIEILWLEDGDHDLKPRKRISGFSTADHLKRVAEAVGGWIGTLVR; encoded by the coding sequence ATGGGCGCAAATTTTCTGTTCGACGGTCCGCAGGATGCGCCCGCCACCATTCTTCTCGCCCATGGCGCCGGCGCGCCGATGGATTCGGCCTCGATGACGGCCACAGCCCTGGCACTTGCCGGTGCCGGCTTCCGCGTCGCCCGCTTTGAATTCGGCTACATGGCGGCGCGCCGGTCGGCCGAGGGCCGGAAGCCCCCGCCTCGCGCCGAAACATTGAAGCCGGAATACGAGGCCGCCGTGGCCGCGCTCGCCGCCACCGGGCCGCTCGTCATCGGCGGCAAATCGATGGGCGGACGCGTCGCCAGCATGATCGCCGACGACCTTTACGCCGCGGGGAAAATCGTCGGGCTGCTCTGCCTCGGCTATCCGTTCCACCCGCCGGCCAAACCGGAGCAGCTCCGCACCCGCCACCTCGCAGAACTCCGGACGCCGACGCTGATCTGCCAGGGAACACGGGATGAATTCGGCACACGGGAAGAGGTGCAGGGCTATACGCTCTCCGACCCGATCGAAATCCTCTGGCTAGAGGACGGCGACCACGACCTCAAACCCCGCAAGCGCATATCCGGCTTCTCGACCGCCGATCATCTGAAGAGGGTGGCCGAAGCGGTCGGCGGCTGGATCGGAACCCTCGTCCGCTGA